The sequence ttaaaaatattttatttcaatctatattattttatatatgttttgttattatcatttgctaataattcaaattttttaaattaaatttttaattcatattataTATGATAAGCAATCAACCATGCACGTACTTGATGATACTTCCATAAAACACCAAATTATTGTTACATTTAGGGAATGTCCCCACAGACAAGCACACAACATCAAATTCAACAAGCACACAACTGTTTCATTTGCCAAGAAAATCAACTGGTGTACCCGGACGCCAAATAGTCACAGATTTCCTTCCACTGGAATACGAACAGGCTACATAACCAGTTGGAGATCGACTCCAATTGGCACCTCTGCCGCAAAAAAATAGTACTCAAGTATGACCAAATTGTGCTTACAGAAAACCCGTGTTCTCAGCATCAACTCTTGCCAACTTCAAAAATAGTACTCAGGTATATGACCAATTGTGCTTACGGAAAACCCGTTTTCTCAGCATCAACTCTTGCCAACTTGAATAATCGAGAGGACGGATTCTCGCAAACATCATCAAATTTTACAGTCGTGCTACAGATATGATGTCAACTGTCGAGTTCTGCTGCTATGTTCTATCAAAAACCTTGTAATTGTTCACCCTCAGATCGATCCATTATTTCAGGAAGCTTTATAGATCTCAGTATTTCATTATTTCCTTGACTGGTATcagctactgaatttttcaCTCTGGCTTGAGCAATGTGGATTTTGCGCAACGAATGCATTGGATGAGTTATTATTTGTTACGGTAGCTTTCTCAAGTTCAGGCTCGTTACCTGGAACCGAGGTGCTATTTATGGGAGCACTCTCAACACCACATGATAAAGTTTGTGGTCTATGGTTAAATCTCCAACGTGTGTTATCAAACCATTTACCAACCTGCAAAGGAAACGTTCAAATGGAATAAACGCTTGAACGTCTCGAAAATAATAATCAGGGTGAGGTGTGCTGAATCAAGAGGACAAGAACGATGGGCGAAAGAAATTTGCTCAAACCTGCTGGATTGAGAGCCCTAATTCTTTTGCCAATTTTTCCTTTACAGCTCTTTCAGGGTATTGATTTTCTTGGAAAGATTCAAAGAGTCTCTGCGAAGAAATGCATAAAACCTGGATACCATATTTGTTCTCGAGAGAACTAGAAGTTAACATTTAATGCTTTTGCAATGTAATACAGCATGGCTTTCAGGGGTATCATTACTACTAAATTGTATTTAGTTTTGCACAGCACCTACACAAGAGCGGATGATAGGTCGAGAAAGTTCACGAGGTATACGAGCTGACCTGAGAGAGCTCAAGCTAGTACTCAAAGTagacttcaattttttttttaaatgcaatatGGCAGACCCGGCTTGCATAACAAATCGAGGAAGTTTCACATTAGCAAATATCATGACGGGGAATAATACTAAAGATTTACATTATCACCATTAATAAATACCATAAATATTCCCTCGTGTATTCCGTTGCTTGCTCAACTCCTCTCATCATTTTCTACCTTGACATTCAAGGTTATTGGACTCGCTAGAAACATATGCAAATTTGTGTGACAGCTTGAAACGATTAAAAACCATACCGAGCACAACTAAGATGACCATTAATGAACATCATTATCCAAAAAAATCCAAGTTTGAACTTGGCTCTTCGATTCAAGTTCAGGGTCAAGCTTTGAGACTAAAATATAGGAGTAATGATCTCGAGTAATGAGTCATAAatgtaaagttttttttttttataagaaacataGAGCATAAATGTAAAGTTATGTTTGAAGCAAGATAATTCTAACAAATGTAATAAATAACCCATTAGACTGTAGGATAAAACTATTTCCACAAGAAGCCCACACTGTAACAAATACCTGTGTTTGAGCTTCCCCAAGAATTTTGTACGTTGATCTTTTAGTTTTCGGACCAGCAGAGTCAACAATTGCCGATGAATTCTGTATGCCCGTTTCGTTAAGCCTTTTGTGGGTTATTTCAGGTCTATGCTggatttcttcttggttttcaTCCTTCATGTCCCTCTGAGTTTTTGCAACTGAAGTTTTATAAGGAGACACAACCACAGTTTTTTGACGATTCGTATTTCTTCTCTTACTACCCATAGTATCTTCAAAATCTTCGTCACTTGAATCAGAATAGTTCCCATATGTTTCCTTTGACAAGATAAGTAACATAAGCAACCCAAGGAAGTAAAAGGAAATGGGCAATTGAGCAGCTTTCAACATTAATGAGGAGACCTTTGAGCGTGATTAACAACGAAAAGCAAATAATAAAAGTTCGGTTATAGCATTATTATCAGCGTATAATATTCACTCTTCCTCCAAGGCAATGCAAGCAAAGCGACATGGTATCATTTGCCATGAAGATCACAACTTTTTTGTGCCACACAAGTATTCTTTTCTTCTAAAATAGCATATAGAAATTTTGCACACTAAGCCTCTTTTACAATTATGTACACAAGACTATAACATCAGAAGACTAAAAAGGTGgttaaataaagtttgaatGGATAGTTGTAGTTTATATTCACTGTTTAGATCCAAATATAGTgactaattattattttattctacGTGATGAACAATTAGAAAACTACAAGAAGACATTAAAGCAATGAATGACAAACTAAGCCATATTTACTTCCAAACGAAAATCATATGCTCataatgtataaaaatatcagaCTTGGGTCCATGAGCAGTAACAATTTTCCTATATAAGATAGCTTTGATACGAGAAATGAATGTAACTGAAGGTTACAAGGAGATCAGTTTTGGaaagagaaaagaaaaagagcCAGAAATTGAATGCACAAACATGGAGAAAGATatcacatacaaaacaagaaACTAAAATACACCTATCATATTATTACAATTTTCACCGGCTCAACAAAAATGTAGTAATTATTACTAGCATATTACTAAATAAGTGTTAATACCTGGTATCTCATATCGAATTATGAATTTACCTATTACTCCAAAGTTTCCAATCATTATTTTATACCCTACATCATGGAATAAGTATCTCAACAAGAGTCTGGAATCCTACTTCatgattttatgcatcatgtgaAATTTCCTATTATGACACAAAATTATGAGAACAAAGAAACTCACATCGTGCAGTTTCTTGTAGTCCAACCGTTCCACATGTCTTTTACTAGAGGAAGGTTCATCACTATTTCCCAAAAGGTAAGACAGGTAATCTTTCTGAGATTCTCTCATCATCCCACCCACTTTAGATATTTTTCTGTCACAACCCGAGCTGGGGGAACCATAACCTGGTGGTGACAAACTATGCCCTGTATTTACACCAGGCACATCGGCATCATCAATTAGACCAACAAGATCCTCGAAGTCGGACGAAAAATCAGAACTTGAAGTATCAAGCTTCACCAGCTCATCTTTATCAGGAGCAGCAGGATCAAAATCATCATCTTCTGAATCGTCAGAAGGAAGTGCAAGAAATTTTTCATTATCAGGGGGAGCCAACAAATAATCAGATGCAGGCAAATAAGGACATTCGTTGGAACTTGATTCATCTCCTGTAACCTTTGCAAGTTTATCTGGTTTGTCAGGGTCAGAATCATTATCCTGGGAATCATCTTGTGATGATCCGTGATTATCATCCAGTTTCTTTCCTGATGCAACAACGgcctcaggaaatattttctgtAAGATGGCACTGAGTATGATGAGCATGTGTCAATTCATAAAGATTTAAATATGAAGAATTGAAGCAGAAATAGGGTAGACCTCCCAATTATCAAGGATAGAAACTTTAGACTCCTGAAAATCCTTAAGCAGGTGAATGCAATCTAATTTACAATCACATCCAGGGCAAAGCCAACCTTCATCGCCAGGAGGAACTAGTACACCaacaaaaaaagggaaaaaagatTAATAATTTATGATAAGAAGACATCCAGAACAAGAGAAACCAAAGATATAAAATGAGTGGCTTTAATTTACTCTGTTCTTTTAACAGAGGTGGTTCCAAGCAAAACTGGTGAAATCCTCTTTGACAGGCACCATCACACAGAATAATATCGTTATCAACTTGCAAGTCCTTAGAGCCACATTTTGCACAGAATATCTGCAATTAAAAAATTCTCAACCATGACTAAATCGCTAtcttctgtaaaaaaaaaaaaaagcaaaaattcGGCCATGATCAAGCGACGTCGCCATAATTTGAAACTATTCTAGTTGTTGAGTCAGTATCTACACCATGAGGTGGCAGGTGTTGACAGGAATTTCTTTGCTTGGCAAGTTACAATCCATTATCACTTCATTTACTTTACTGATAAAGTTTGCTTACATAATGTCAAAATGAAGTAAAAATGTGGCAAGTAAAAggttttctaaataaaaagcTTATGCAATCCACGTGAAATGAACTTTTGAAGCAGTATTTATTAAGGCCCCAAAAGGTTGAAGAAACACTGATATATAGTTCCACAAGTAACATAAATGGACATAAAAAATATGGCTGCAGTTAAAGAACCAAGAATTTCTTAAATAACTATAAACTCTTGACTTTTATAGTTATCCCTATAATTACTAACACCAACGTCAAATTAGAGTCAATACTGAAATTGAAAGGTTTTGATATTAAACACCCGCAAtaaatgtgaaaataataatgcttCAAAGCAGCATATGTAGAAAAGGACTCTAAATAAACTATAACATATAGAATGAAAATTACCATTGCTATACCAGATTATGTATGAAGCCTACTAGCCACTTGAAATAATATGAAAAATCGAGCAATATCTTAGAATCTCTTggggttaaaaaataaaaaaatcactcTGAAAAAGAAAACCACAGAGAAGTTTTTTTCTTGGACTATTTTTTCTGCATCACAAGCCTCTATCGTTAGATGACTGCTGAACCCTACACATCTTTTCATTCAAGAATCAAAATATTCACTGAGGCGAGTAAATTGAAAGCCGGGGCCGCCTCTTTACAAATGCTTGAATTAACAGAACAGGTCTGAGGTCGCAAAGATGGCTCCAACCAACCAACATTTGCCAGACTTTGGTTTAAATGAAAGCAATGAGCATTATAAAAATATGCACACGATCAAGTGTGTCCCTACATCTTCACTGTAGATCTCTCCTTTAGAGTCAAACAGGGATTCTGGAAGCTTTCCCGCAGCAAGTGACTGATCGATATGCTGAAACAATTCTCTTATCTTCAATTTGTAACGTAAAATATGAGATTTTGCATTTTGGAGCTCCTTCTCTGGCTTTAACTTTTCCAGGCTGAAAAATAGGAAGCAATCATCAATGTGGCTCGAACATAGTTGGCAATAGTTAGACCAAGCTCGAGAGCATAAAGAAAGATGAAAAATTTTCTTAGTCCATTAATATGCCTGGTTCAAGATGCTAAGCATTTTAACACACCCCATCTACAGAGCACATTGTTGCACTGATGCATTGAAGGATATGCGTGCATAAAATGATGGATGAAAGCAAAAGTTTTATACTAAATTTTATCAACCTAGACAAGAGGCTTTAACAAATTTCATCAACCTAGAAGTAGATGACCATATTTAGAAACACAACCATGTCACAAATCACTTCAATGACAGAAGCACTCGCCCATTAAAATGTAACACAGAAAATAGGAAACTGTACCGAATATTGAGGACAAGACAAACCTTTGTCCTTTCCAGCCTTCAGCAGAATATGCGTCAATTAAGCTTTGTTCATATTTTATCCGGTGCAATAAATATCTTAGATGGAtcttagtttttaaaaattcattcaCAGAACCTCTCTCCACCTCCTTCTTTTTTCTTCCCCTCCTTTTCTTTTCTCCACTAGCATTACCTTCTGATATCACACTCTCAGCCTCAAAAACCATGGGTTTCTCCGGTGATTGTGGATGCAATGCCCATGAACTGGTTACTGCACTTGTTTGTTTAGCTTTTCTCTTTCTCTGTTGTAATTCAATGCCTTTATATTCAGCTTCCATACGACCAAATTCATTAACCGCATCCACCTGAATTGGTTCCAATTTTCCTGAATTGGGGTTTACAGATGCATGGCCAGTTGATCCATCTGAACAGTTGACGTCTACGGGAAAATTCTGGAATGGTTCTTCTAAGTCTTCAAAAGTAGAAGAAATCTTCACTTCCCATAGCTGGCCACTTGGTTCCGCACTAAAAATCTGGGCTATATCTCTGGTATTTGGTCCTACTATTCTTTCCTTGTCAGAGATTTTTTCCATTGAAATTAAGTTGGCATCTTTAAACACCACCGACTCAGTGACAGTTCTCTTCGAATCCAATTCACTATTTTCAGGCATCAGTAGTCCACAATCAGCGCTCAGGGACATAAGATCAGAACTTACTCAACTCTTATATTCCTGAAAATCCAAATCCCTGACCCCCTTTTCAGGTTTATCAACTCTATTGGTCTATCCCACTTGTACATTTAAAAAGTTCCGGCAATATCACCCCAGATTCAATATAATTACTATGTTTAATGCCTTATAGAACAGGTCCGCGGTTGTATCTTGTATGCCCAGAATTCAATCGCCGTCCAGGtttatccatatttttccaCGCCTCCGACGACCAAAAACCATAAAACCAATTCCTAACCTCAATAACAACCAGTAAAAGATCACTAGACTATATCGTGAAGAACCTAAAAAACGCAAGCAACACCGTGCACTAGAGCTGCTATTTTAATGCACTCAATTCACCTCATCCCATCTATGAAATGACAGGCCCACAATTAGATGGTagttaatcgatccccttttcCAGCAGCTCCTTACCTGCAAATCAACACATCTGCAATCACGTTATCCATGCAGCttgtcaaatttcagtatttcaagtttttagaataaagaaacaaaaaagtttcaatttttaaaCATCCGAACAAGATATCCCATAAAAAACACACCTCCCACCACACACAGACATTCACCATATACGCCATCACGCACgcatattcatatcatataaACAAAAGAAGTGAAGATACCTGAGGTCCAGATCAAGTTTAAAAGaggtaaatatataaataatcacAACCCAATTCAGTCGATCTTCTATTTCCAGCTcgggaaaaagaaagaaagtggaaaaagaaaagataagaAGAGCGAAGGCCTAGGAAGAAATGAGTTCCCACAATGCTTCCAGATGCAGAAATAATGCGAATCCCTGGTGAATTTAACGGGTGTAGGCCGCGATTTAATCCTCAGAATCACCACGGAAGCTCGTGAACTGTGGAGAGAAGGATGAGGCGGTATCACTTTCGGTCACACTATCGTGCGCTGCGTACTGAGGAGGATACGATGCGATGATTCCAGAATGGCAGAATCCAGTGTCCCTGTCCCCTCTTGGAAAGATGAGCATGGGCCGTCGGCTGGATCATTAGTAATACAGCCCATTCATTGTATGGGCCGAACTACTTATAATTGGGCCAGATATGTTAATTTCAAAGCCTAGATCGTTGGACTATCGATGGGCTTTGATGGATCGGGGCAACGCACTCAACAAGGTTTTAGTTCAATTTTGCTTTCGTTTTCAACCATGACCTTTTTCAGAATCATCCAACAAATTAATTCGTTTggatttattttgtaatttgttCGACACAAAACTATTATgatacgatctcacggatcaatttcgtgagtcgaatctcttatttgggttattcatgaaaaaatattactttttatactaataatattactttttattgtgcacgtctcacaaataaaaattcgtgagccCATCTTATATGAGACTTACTTTTTGTTTGATACTATCAAACTAGTATTTCAAATtcacaaatttcaattttttaaatctttccATCCAATCTTTACAAatagttttaaatattattataaatgtatatattttttaaaattttagatagctatattatttataatagaaAAATTGTTAACATCAtagttaaaataataatatttagaaaaaaaataaattatttgattgtatAAACACTCGATGCATACAAAGAgtgtcacaaaattttttttgtgagaTTGTCAATTTTATGCGACGGATCTTCGATCTGACAaactcataaaaaattattttttttttatataaaaaaatatattatttttatagtgAATATTGCCAATATAAATATgtagataatattaatataatatattaacccaaaagacaaaaacttgtgtgagaaatatgtagataatattaatataatatattaacccaaaagacaaaaacttgtgtgagacggtctcacaggtcgtatttgtgagacggatatcttatttcggtcatccatgaaaaagtattactttttatgctaagagtattaatttttattgtgaatatggataagattgactcgtctcacagattaagatccgtgagacggtctcataaccaaaatatatatttgtgaaaATTCATTTAATTGTATTTGTGGTTGGTGCAGCTAGCGGGAGGCCCCACACAAATACAACTCTATCGTCTCAGCTACGTATATAGACTGGGCGAGGAATAGGCTTTTTTCCGTCGAGATGTGAGAGGAACAGTGCGGTGATCGGTTGTCCATGGCAACCTTCGCCTCCTTTCTCT comes from Primulina huaijiensis isolate GDHJ02 chromosome 17, ASM1229523v2, whole genome shotgun sequence and encodes:
- the LOC140963088 gene encoding pathogenesis-related homeodomain protein; amino-acid sequence: MSLSADCGLLMPENSELDSKRTVTESVVFKDANLISMEKISDKERIVGPNTRDIAQIFSAEPSGQLWEVKISSTFEDLEEPFQNFPVDVNCSDGSTGHASVNPNSGKLEPIQVDAVNEFGRMEAEYKGIELQQRKRKAKQTSAVTSSWALHPQSPEKPMVFEAESVISEGNASGEKKRRGRKKKEVERGSVNEFLKTKIHLRYLLHRIKYEQSLIDAYSAEGWKGQSLEKLKPEKELQNAKSHILRYKLKIRELFQHIDQSLAAGKLPESLFDSKGEIYSEDIFCAKCGSKDLQVDNDIILCDGACQRGFHQFCLEPPLLKEQIPPGDEGWLCPGCDCKLDCIHLLKDFQESKVSILDNWEKIFPEAVVASGKKLDDNHGSSQDDSQDNDSDPDKPDKLAKVTGDESSSNECPYLPASDYLLAPPDNEKFLALPSDDSEDDDFDPAAPDKDELVKLDTSSSDFSSDFEDLVGLIDDADVPGVNTGHSLSPPGYGSPSSGCDRKISKVGGMMRESQKDYLSYLLGNSDEPSSSKRHVERLDYKKLHDETYGNYSDSSDEDFEDTMGSKRRNTNRQKTVVVSPYKTSVAKTQRDMKDENQEEIQHRPEITHKRLNETGIQNSSAIVDSAGPKTKRSTYKILGEAQTQRLFESFQENQYPERAVKEKLAKELGLSIQQVGKWFDNTRWRFNHRPQTLSCGVESAPINSTSVPGNEPELEKATVTNNNSSNAFVAQNPHCSSQSEKFSS